One part of the Arachidicoccus terrestris genome encodes these proteins:
- a CDS encoding SDR family NAD(P)-dependent oxidoreductase, with the protein MATHNNKIALVTGGSRGLGREMALALASDGNDVIITYHTNQTQADEVVGLIKDKGVSATALQLDSRKTETFDNFFQTLNSYLKETYKEAKFDYLINNGGTALYAPFEKTTEEQFDEIINIHFKGVYFLTQKALPFLNDNGAIVNVSSGLARFSLPGSSAYGATKAAVDTLTRYMAKELGNRGIRANTIAPGAIETDFGGGHVRDNKEVNLHIANDTPLGRVGLPTDIGGVVAFLCSPRAGWINAQRIEVSGGIY; encoded by the coding sequence ATGGCAACACATAACAACAAAATAGCATTAGTAACAGGGGGCTCCAGGGGGCTGGGTCGAGAAATGGCCCTGGCACTCGCATCCGATGGAAACGACGTCATTATCACCTATCACACTAATCAGACGCAGGCTGATGAAGTTGTCGGTCTGATAAAAGACAAAGGAGTATCGGCAACTGCCTTGCAGCTGGACAGTCGTAAAACGGAAACATTCGATAACTTTTTCCAAACACTCAATAGCTACCTCAAAGAAACTTATAAGGAGGCAAAATTTGATTATCTGATCAACAACGGCGGCACAGCGCTTTATGCACCATTTGAGAAGACTACCGAAGAGCAGTTCGATGAGATCATCAATATCCATTTCAAGGGGGTTTACTTCCTTACGCAAAAAGCCTTACCTTTTTTAAACGATAATGGTGCTATCGTGAATGTCAGCTCCGGTCTGGCAAGGTTTTCCTTGCCGGGTTCGTCCGCCTATGGTGCAACAAAAGCAGCCGTGGACACACTGACCAGATATATGGCCAAAGAACTTGGCAACCGTGGCATCAGGGCTAATACGATCGCTCCCGGTGCTATTGAAACGGATTTTGGGGGCGGCCATGTCAGAGATAATAAAGAGGTCAATCTCCATATTGCAAATGATACGCCGCTTGGCAGGGTAGGGCTTCCTACTGATATCGGAGGTGTTGTTGCATTCCTGTGTTCTCCCAGGGCCGGCTGGATCAATGCGCAACGCATTGAAGTATCCGGAGGTATTTACTAA
- a CDS encoding helix-turn-helix domain-containing protein has product MTILAPTSLEDFYKEIAALTGQSIDELLPPNVQKEVGHFNVFDIHQTYLKAKEQKVMPYNYRAYYKISCIKGKNRAEYADKIIDIQRYGLLFATPKVPYHWIPLNGAPAGSFCVFTEDFLSPGKAGLSIDELPIFKATGTPIFEIPAEKAREILHLFGKMQKELLADYPYKYDLIRNYVMELIHYGQQLQPQTNIRAPQNAATRILSLFIELLERQFSSTGIERLTLRTAGDYASRLAVHVNHLNKIVKELTGKSTTDIISSRLIQEARVLLRQSPLNISEIAYALGFEETAHFSNFFRKHTGTAPSSYRS; this is encoded by the coding sequence ATGACCATTTTAGCCCCGACATCCCTGGAAGACTTTTATAAAGAAATTGCCGCATTGACCGGGCAATCAATAGATGAGCTGTTACCACCTAATGTCCAAAAGGAGGTAGGCCATTTTAATGTCTTCGACATCCACCAGACATATCTAAAAGCAAAAGAACAAAAGGTAATGCCTTATAACTATAGGGCCTATTACAAAATAAGCTGTATTAAAGGAAAAAACAGAGCAGAATATGCCGATAAAATCATTGACATTCAGCGCTACGGTTTACTGTTCGCTACCCCAAAAGTTCCATATCACTGGATTCCCTTAAATGGAGCGCCTGCGGGCAGTTTTTGTGTTTTCACAGAAGATTTCCTGTCACCTGGTAAAGCGGGTTTATCCATAGACGAGTTGCCCATATTTAAAGCGACTGGCACACCAATATTTGAAATACCTGCGGAAAAAGCCAGGGAAATTCTTCACCTTTTCGGTAAAATGCAAAAAGAACTCCTTGCTGATTACCCCTATAAATATGACCTGATCAGAAATTATGTAATGGAGCTCATCCATTACGGACAACAACTACAGCCTCAAACAAATATCAGGGCACCGCAGAACGCAGCAACACGTATATTATCCCTTTTTATCGAGCTTTTAGAACGGCAATTCTCCAGTACTGGTATTGAACGGCTGACACTTAGAACCGCCGGTGATTATGCCAGCCGACTCGCCGTTCATGTCAATCACCTCAATAAAATCGTTAAGGAGCTCACCGGGAAATCTACCACAGATATTATTAGCAGCCGGCTAATACAGGAAGCCAGGGTCTTATTAAGGCAGTCTCCGCTAAATATATCAGAAATAGCCTATGCGCTGGGATTTGAGGAAACCGCCCATTTTTCAAATTTTTTCAGGAAACATACGGGAACAGCCCCCAGTTCGTATAGATCCTAG
- a CDS encoding NUDIX hydrolase, whose product MSKVNASIPIKLHTAGLIVIKDNQLLLAYSNNKKAWYLPGGKIDPGETALESLIREIEEELHVRLNKTDLSAYYHISAPAFGESNSVLMEQDCFIGPASDHYKASGEVGAIRYFSYDAYISQQPVVPGVINAFKKLMADGLIINAIKA is encoded by the coding sequence ATGTCGAAAGTCAACGCGTCCATACCCATAAAGCTACATACAGCAGGGCTTATTGTTATAAAAGACAATCAACTACTGTTAGCTTACAGTAACAATAAGAAAGCCTGGTATCTGCCGGGCGGGAAAATAGACCCGGGAGAAACAGCCCTTGAGTCACTGATCAGAGAAATAGAGGAGGAGCTGCACGTCCGGCTTAACAAAACCGATCTAAGCGCCTACTATCATATTTCGGCACCTGCATTTGGTGAAAGTAATAGCGTCCTGATGGAACAGGACTGCTTTATTGGACCAGCCAGTGATCATTATAAAGCATCAGGAGAAGTGGGAGCCATCCGATACTTTTCTTATGACGCATATATTTCCCAACAACCGGTCGTGCCGGGAGTGATTAACGCCTTTAAGAAACTGATGGCAGATGGCCTGATTATCAACGCCATTAAGGCTTAA
- a CDS encoding type 1 glutamine amidotransferase domain-containing protein, whose protein sequence is MINKEYLKGKKVAILSETGFEQSELTSPKAALEEAGLIAEVISPEPYTIRGWQDGNWGIEIKVDAGLDEAKAEDYIALVLPGGVMNPDRLRTHKKAVEFIKKFSEAGKPVAAICHGSQTLIETGLLEGKEMTSYPSIKTDLVNAGAKWTDREVVVDEFLITSRSPKDLPAFNDKLLEQLSEGRQQDIN, encoded by the coding sequence ATGATAAATAAAGAGTATTTGAAAGGAAAGAAAGTAGCTATACTTTCTGAAACAGGATTCGAACAGTCTGAACTTACATCACCAAAAGCGGCATTGGAAGAAGCAGGGCTTATTGCGGAAGTGATTTCGCCTGAGCCTTATACCATTAGAGGATGGCAGGACGGGAATTGGGGTATAGAAATAAAAGTGGACGCTGGGTTGGATGAGGCCAAGGCTGAGGATTATATTGCACTGGTTTTACCAGGAGGTGTTATGAATCCTGACAGACTGAGAACGCATAAAAAAGCGGTCGAGTTTATTAAGAAGTTCAGTGAAGCCGGTAAGCCGGTTGCTGCTATCTGCCACGGTTCTCAAACACTTATTGAAACTGGTTTATTGGAGGGTAAAGAAATGACCTCCTATCCTTCAATTAAGACGGATTTGGTCAATGCCGGTGCCAAGTGGACGGACCGGGAGGTTGTGGTAGATGAATTTTTAATCACCAGCCGTTCACCTAAGGATTTGCCTGCTTTTAACGACAAATTGCTGGAGCAACTTTCTGAAGGCCGACAACAGGATATTAATTAA
- a CDS encoding cation:proton antiporter — MEHFFQHIIKEFELPLSSPVLIFSVILLIILFAPIILKRLNLPGLIGLIVSGVIIGPNGLDIIANDSAIHLFSTIGILYIMFIAGLELDLQQFKKHRNKSIVFGLFTFSLPLLIGFTVCHYLLGYNLNASFLTASMFATHTLVSYPIVSKLGVSKNIAVAMTVGGTILTDTAVLIILAIIMGNAKGNLSKEFWISMGISLTLFIAFMLLVIPRIAKWFFQKMESEKHSHFIFVLAVVFFAAFLAEVIGMEPIIGAFVAGLALNKLIPSSSALMNRIEYIGNSLFIPFFLFSVGMHVNIKVIASGPTALIIAATLTLVSVSGKWSAAWITQHLYRLSPQQRRLIFGLSGSQAAVALAVILVGYQAGILDENILNGTIILILATCIISSIMTEKAAKQILIEDESNGPPVEETQESKKEQIIVSASKAFNFDKLLEFALLIKDKRSDTPITILSVVPNNEEAEDNILKSRKKLQEFINLASATEIKANIVTTIDHNTASGIARAAKESMADIVITNWPNRARMLDLFIGEKMEGIIKRIDKNLFIGQFQGTLVGHKRIVIASPPLAELERGFDLWVRKILRLAEELSLPIFHYGHTHTHSAFKQKVHKMGVNISYFHHSFEDWDNFASFTRFVKPEDIFILIAARNGSVSYLSVQDHLHYKLDRYFEKNSKIIIYPKQEGFVAGEDNYEEINLSPLNRSLDAFELVGKGIKDFFNKKQP, encoded by the coding sequence ATGGAGCATTTCTTTCAACATATTATTAAAGAATTTGAATTACCCCTTTCTAGCCCTGTATTGATCTTTTCGGTTATTTTACTAATAATATTATTTGCCCCGATTATCCTGAAAAGGTTAAATCTTCCTGGGCTAATTGGACTTATCGTTTCAGGAGTCATAATAGGGCCGAATGGTTTAGATATTATAGCCAATGACTCTGCAATACATTTATTTTCTACCATTGGCATTCTCTATATTATGTTTATTGCGGGTTTGGAGCTGGATCTTCAACAATTTAAAAAACACCGAAATAAAAGTATCGTTTTTGGTTTATTTACATTTTCTCTACCATTATTAATTGGCTTCACAGTATGTCATTATTTGCTAGGATATAATCTCAATGCGAGTTTTTTAACTGCAAGTATGTTTGCCACCCATACATTAGTTTCATATCCAATTGTCAGTAAGCTGGGTGTTTCTAAAAACATTGCTGTCGCTATGACAGTTGGCGGAACAATACTTACTGACACCGCTGTATTAATTATACTGGCTATTATTATGGGCAATGCAAAAGGTAACCTTTCGAAGGAATTCTGGATTAGTATGGGCATCTCACTTACATTGTTTATCGCATTTATGCTCCTGGTAATTCCTCGAATCGCCAAATGGTTCTTCCAGAAGATGGAAAGTGAAAAACACTCCCATTTTATATTTGTATTAGCGGTTGTATTTTTTGCCGCTTTTCTTGCGGAGGTTATAGGCATGGAACCGATTATTGGTGCATTTGTCGCAGGGCTGGCACTCAATAAATTGATCCCCAGTTCATCTGCATTAATGAATCGAATCGAATATATTGGTAACTCCCTTTTTATTCCCTTTTTTCTGTTTTCTGTTGGAATGCACGTAAATATCAAAGTGATTGCATCTGGACCAACTGCCTTAATTATTGCAGCTACATTAACGTTAGTTTCCGTTTCGGGTAAATGGTCAGCTGCTTGGATAACGCAGCATCTGTATCGATTATCGCCTCAGCAAAGACGACTTATCTTTGGCTTAAGTGGCTCACAGGCAGCTGTTGCCTTAGCTGTAATCCTGGTTGGATATCAGGCCGGCATTTTGGATGAAAATATCCTCAACGGCACTATTATTTTAATTCTTGCAACCTGCATAATTTCCTCAATTATGACAGAAAAAGCCGCGAAGCAAATTCTAATAGAAGATGAAAGTAACGGACCACCAGTAGAAGAGACTCAGGAATCTAAAAAGGAACAAATTATTGTTTCCGCCTCAAAAGCCTTTAATTTTGATAAATTGCTCGAATTTGCCCTCCTTATAAAAGATAAAAGATCTGATACGCCAATCACGATACTGTCAGTTGTACCTAATAATGAGGAAGCAGAAGACAATATTCTAAAATCTCGAAAAAAACTACAAGAGTTTATCAACCTTGCCTCAGCCACGGAAATCAAAGCTAATATAGTCACTACAATCGACCATAATACAGCCAGCGGAATAGCCAGAGCGGCAAAAGAATCAATGGCAGATATCGTCATTACCAATTGGCCTAACAGAGCCCGCATGTTGGATCTGTTTATCGGGGAGAAAATGGAAGGTATAATCAAAAGAATAGATAAAAATTTGTTTATCGGCCAATTCCAGGGAACATTGGTTGGCCATAAACGTATTGTCATTGCATCTCCTCCCTTAGCTGAACTAGAGAGAGGGTTTGACCTCTGGGTGCGCAAAATCCTCCGCCTAGCCGAAGAATTGAGCTTACCGATATTCCATTACGGTCATACCCATACACACAGTGCCTTTAAACAAAAGGTTCACAAAATGGGAGTCAATATCTCTTATTTTCACCACAGTTTTGAAGATTGGGATAACTTCGCCTCTTTTACCAGGTTTGTCAAGCCTGAAGATATCTTCATATTGATAGCCGCTAGGAATGGTTCTGTTTCATATCTGAGTGTACAGGATCATTTGCATTATAAACTCGATCGGTATTTTGAGAAAAACAGCAAAATTATCATTTATCCTAAACAGGAAGGTTTCGTTGCCGGAGAGGATAATTACGAAGAAATTAATCTTAGCCCCTTAAACAGAAGCCTGGATGCATTTGAGCTTGTAGGCAAAGGAATCAAGGACTTCTTTAATAAAAAGCAGCCTTAA
- a CDS encoding sulfite exporter TauE/SafE family protein, whose product MSISISIILVSFLASIIRSTFGFGEALVAVPLLALFLPLQVAVPLAVMLSIAIALLVVIQDHRHIHIQSAKWLILYALPGIPIGLYLMLQLKEGFTKTALGILICLFALYSILKKMHSKNTKDHKGWLAVCGLLSGILGGAYGLNGPPLVYYGDKQGWSAQHFRATLQAYFLPASTLALLGYFMQSMVTATVFHYFLIALPPTIIAVYIGRWLNKKFTTTSFFKLVYIFLLLLGTVLLWHTFR is encoded by the coding sequence ATGAGTATTTCAATATCCATCATTCTAGTCAGCTTTCTGGCTTCGATTATCCGCTCTACGTTTGGATTCGGAGAAGCATTGGTGGCGGTCCCCTTACTGGCATTATTTCTACCGTTACAAGTGGCCGTGCCGTTGGCTGTAATGCTCTCCATTGCAATAGCATTGCTGGTGGTCATTCAAGATCATCGGCACATTCACATTCAAAGTGCAAAATGGCTTATTTTATATGCGCTGCCCGGTATCCCGATTGGCTTGTATCTAATGCTACAGTTAAAAGAGGGGTTCACTAAAACCGCATTAGGTATACTGATCTGTCTGTTTGCCCTCTACTCAATACTAAAAAAAATGCATTCAAAAAACACAAAAGACCATAAGGGCTGGTTAGCAGTCTGCGGCTTATTATCCGGAATACTCGGAGGAGCTTATGGCCTAAACGGGCCCCCACTCGTATACTATGGTGACAAGCAGGGATGGTCGGCACAACATTTCAGGGCCACTTTGCAGGCCTATTTTCTGCCCGCAAGCACACTGGCGTTATTAGGATATTTTATGCAATCCATGGTGACCGCAACTGTTTTCCACTATTTCCTAATTGCCCTCCCGCCCACGATTATAGCTGTTTATATAGGCAGATGGCTCAACAAGAAATTTACCACCACCAGTTTTTTTAAACTAGTATATATTTTCTTACTGCTTCTGGGTACCGTCCTACTTTGGCATACATTCAGATAA
- a CDS encoding ribonucleoside-diphosphate reductase subunit alpha: MTNLFEAATLSAEPRPALIQNYEHEKLWWKNEESERILNSGYLLKGETVEGAIERICSAVAQRLYKPELKDAFKEIVERGWMSLSSPIWANMGTERGLPISCFNVHIPDNIEGITHKLGEVIMQTKLGGGTSAYFGTLRERGSSITDNGKSTGAVSFMRLFDTAMDTISQGGVRRGAFAAYMDIDHGDIEEFLSIKDIGHPIQNLFFGVCIPDYWMQEMIDGDTKKREIWAKVLESRQQKGLPYLFFSDNVNKNRPQVYKDKDLTIHASNLCSEIMLPSTEDESFICCLASMNLELYDEWKDTDAVKLAVFFLDAVLQEFIVKSENNFYLEAAHKFAKRHRALGLGALGWHSYLQKNMIPFEGMQAKQLTSAIFKDISEKAVKASRDLAWIYGEPDMLTGYNLRNTTLMAIAPTTSSSAILGQTSPGIEPFSSNYYKVGLSKGNFMRKNKYLKQLLADKGIDNEDTWRSIMLNHGSVQHLEELSTEEKEVFKTFKEISQLEIIQQAAIRQKFVDQSQSLNVNIPSNLPIKEVNRLFIEAWKLGVKTIYYQRSQSVSKEMVTNLVSCKSCEA, translated from the coding sequence ATGACCAATTTATTTGAAGCAGCCACGCTGAGTGCCGAGCCAAGGCCGGCCTTAATTCAGAACTATGAACATGAAAAGCTCTGGTGGAAAAATGAGGAAAGTGAGCGGATACTCAATAGCGGTTATCTGCTAAAAGGAGAGACTGTAGAAGGAGCTATTGAAAGGATTTGTTCAGCTGTTGCCCAGCGACTGTACAAGCCCGAACTTAAGGATGCCTTCAAGGAGATTGTAGAAAGAGGATGGATGAGTCTGAGTTCACCGATCTGGGCCAATATGGGTACAGAAAGAGGTCTTCCGATCTCTTGCTTTAATGTGCATATTCCGGATAATATCGAAGGAATCACGCATAAGCTGGGTGAAGTGATCATGCAGACAAAATTAGGAGGCGGCACCTCCGCCTATTTTGGCACCCTGCGTGAAAGAGGCAGTTCAATTACCGACAATGGTAAAAGTACCGGTGCAGTGAGCTTTATGCGCCTTTTTGATACAGCGATGGACACTATTTCTCAGGGCGGTGTTCGCAGAGGCGCTTTTGCTGCCTATATGGACATCGACCATGGTGATATCGAAGAGTTCCTCTCTATCAAAGATATCGGGCATCCAATCCAGAACCTGTTTTTCGGCGTCTGTATTCCAGATTACTGGATGCAGGAAATGATTGACGGTGATACCAAGAAAAGGGAAATATGGGCCAAAGTTCTGGAAAGTCGTCAGCAAAAAGGGTTGCCTTATCTGTTTTTCTCTGATAATGTCAATAAAAACAGACCACAGGTATATAAAGATAAAGACCTCACGATTCACGCGTCGAATCTTTGTTCAGAGATCATGTTACCTTCTACGGAAGATGAATCCTTTATCTGTTGCCTGGCTTCTATGAACCTGGAACTCTATGATGAATGGAAAGATACAGATGCTGTTAAGCTGGCTGTATTCTTCCTGGATGCAGTGCTGCAGGAATTTATCGTAAAGTCTGAGAATAATTTCTACCTGGAAGCAGCGCACAAATTCGCGAAAAGGCATCGTGCACTGGGATTGGGTGCATTGGGCTGGCATTCATACCTTCAGAAAAACATGATTCCATTTGAGGGAATGCAGGCCAAGCAACTGACTTCTGCTATTTTCAAAGACATCAGCGAAAAAGCAGTAAAAGCCAGCAGAGATCTTGCATGGATTTATGGAGAGCCAGATATGTTGACCGGCTATAATTTAAGAAATACCACACTTATGGCGATTGCCCCAACAACGTCTTCCTCTGCTATTTTGGGGCAAACCTCCCCAGGTATTGAACCATTCAGCAGCAATTATTACAAAGTAGGCCTTTCAAAGGGCAACTTCATGCGCAAGAACAAATATCTCAAGCAATTACTTGCAGACAAGGGTATAGACAATGAGGACACCTGGAGAAGCATCATGTTGAATCACGGAAGCGTGCAGCACCTGGAAGAGCTGAGCACAGAAGAGAAAGAAGTATTCAAGACCTTTAAGGAAATCAGCCAGCTGGAAATCATCCAACAGGCAGCGATCCGTCAGAAGTTTGTCGATCAGTCCCAAAGCTTAAATGTAAATATTCCGTCTAATCTTCCTATTAAAGAAGTGAACAGATTATTTATTGAAGCATGGAAGTTAGGTGTTAAGACTATCTATTATCAACGTAGCCAAAGTGTCTCTAAAGAAATGGTAACGAATTTGGTGAGTTGTAAAAGCTGTGAAGCATAA
- a CDS encoding ribonucleotide-diphosphate reductase subunit beta: MGLFDKRVAYKPFEYPEILKFTQAINTSFWVHSEVDFTADTQDFHSNLNEAEKHAIRNSLLSIAQIEVAVKSFWGNLYHHFPKPEINGLGSTFAECEFRHSEAYSRLLEVLGYTNHFENLLRVPVMRERIAYLSEALETASSDNKKEYATSLIMFSILIENVSLFSQFAVILAFTRFKGLMKNVSNIIAWTSVDEQVHANAGIYLVNQLREEYPDIFTDATIEHVSNLVRKSIETEERILDWIFSEGEIEIINKHDLANFMKKRADESLVKIGIPAIFNVTAEEIAPMVWFEEEVFSNTLDDFFAKRPVDYTKHDKSISANDLF, translated from the coding sequence ATGGGACTTTTTGATAAAAGAGTAGCGTATAAGCCTTTTGAGTATCCGGAAATACTTAAATTCACGCAGGCGATCAATACTTCATTTTGGGTACACTCTGAAGTAGATTTTACGGCAGATACCCAGGATTTTCATTCAAACCTGAATGAAGCGGAAAAGCATGCAATCAGAAACAGTCTGCTTTCTATCGCACAAATTGAAGTAGCAGTAAAATCGTTCTGGGGCAATCTTTATCATCATTTCCCAAAACCAGAGATCAACGGTCTGGGGTCCACTTTTGCAGAATGTGAATTCAGGCACTCAGAGGCCTATTCCAGGTTGCTGGAAGTTTTAGGATACACCAATCATTTTGAGAACCTGCTTCGCGTACCGGTGATGCGGGAACGTATTGCCTATCTGTCTGAAGCCTTGGAGACAGCCAGTTCTGATAACAAAAAGGAATACGCCACCTCTTTGATTATGTTCAGTATCCTGATCGAAAATGTCAGCCTGTTCAGTCAGTTTGCAGTCATCCTGGCCTTTACCCGCTTTAAAGGATTGATGAAAAACGTAAGTAACATTATTGCCTGGACTTCGGTAGATGAACAGGTCCATGCCAATGCCGGTATTTACCTGGTTAATCAGCTTAGAGAAGAATATCCGGACATTTTCACAGATGCAACAATAGAGCATGTCAGTAATCTGGTCAGGAAATCTATTGAAACCGAAGAAAGAATCCTGGACTGGATCTTTAGTGAAGGAGAGATAGAGATCATCAACAAGCATGACCTTGCTAACTTCATGAAGAAAAGAGCGGATGAAAGCCTGGTTAAAATCGGCATCCCCGCTATTTTTAATGTCACTGCTGAAGAAATTGCCCCAATGGTCTGGTTTGAAGAAGAAGTGTTCTCCAACACGCTGGATGACTTTTTTGCAAAACGCCCCGTAGATTATACAAAACATGACAAGAGCATATCAGCAAATGATCTGTTCTAA
- a CDS encoding sigma-70 family RNA polymerase sigma factor — MADTRSYADQEIIERILQGEKALFEIIVRRFNAALYKVGRTYNYGLEDTKDLMQETFISAYKNLSKFEQRSSFKTWIIRIMLNNCYRKKNKLSFIKECELDLDHNSASMLKDTNNDTNAFIQQRELGHIIEAALLKIPYDYRMVFSLREINGLNVLETAHLLNISESNVKVRLNRAKAMLRKEISKVYAADELFEFNLIHCDEIVDVVMDCVNRL; from the coding sequence ATGGCAGATACTCGGAGTTACGCTGATCAGGAAATTATAGAAAGAATCTTACAGGGAGAGAAGGCGTTATTTGAAATCATCGTCAGACGGTTTAACGCAGCGCTGTATAAAGTAGGGCGAACCTACAATTATGGGTTGGAAGATACAAAGGACCTGATGCAGGAAACCTTTATCAGTGCCTATAAAAATCTTTCAAAATTTGAACAACGCTCCAGTTTTAAGACATGGATTATCCGAATTATGTTGAACAATTGTTACCGAAAGAAAAATAAGTTAAGTTTTATCAAGGAATGTGAATTAGACCTCGACCATAATAGCGCTTCTATGCTTAAGGACACAAATAATGATACGAATGCATTTATCCAGCAAAGAGAGTTAGGGCATATCATAGAAGCAGCCCTTCTGAAAATACCTTATGATTACAGAATGGTTTTTTCTCTTCGGGAAATTAACGGATTGAATGTGCTAGAAACTGCACATCTGCTAAATATCAGCGAGTCGAATGTAAAAGTCAGGTTAAACAGGGCCAAGGCCATGCTTAGAAAAGAGATCTCTAAAGTCTATGCCGCAGATGAGCTTTTCGAATTCAACCTGATTCATTGCGATGAAATTGTGGATGTGGTGATGGATTGTGTCAATAGATTATAG
- a CDS encoding NAD(P)-dependent alcohol dehydrogenase, which yields MSTFTVKAFGTRASEANLEQMQIDRREVTAKDIEIDILFCGVCHSDLHTARNEWGGTIYPNVPGHEIVGRVTKIGEGVSKYKIGDLVGVGCMVDSCRECESCKEGLEQYCEKGNIQTYNGHDKHLNHQTFGGYSERVVVDEDFVLKIPENLDLAATAPLLCAGITTYSPLRHWKVGPGKNVGIVGIGGLGHMGVKIAKAMGAHVVVITTSSSKTEDAKRLGADEVILSTDGQQMKENAGKLHFILDCVSAQHDINAYLSLLKRDGALTLVGAPEHPLPVAAFSLLVSRKSLSGSAIGGIAETQEMLDFCGKHNITSDIELIRMQDINKAYERLLKSDVKYRFVIDMASLKGK from the coding sequence ATGAGCACATTTACTGTAAAAGCATTTGGCACCAGGGCATCCGAAGCAAATTTGGAGCAAATGCAAATCGATAGGAGGGAAGTCACAGCCAAAGACATTGAGATAGACATTTTGTTTTGCGGCGTTTGTCACTCTGATCTACATACGGCACGCAATGAATGGGGCGGCACGATTTACCCAAACGTTCCGGGCCACGAAATAGTAGGTAGGGTAACCAAAATAGGTGAAGGGGTTTCCAAATATAAAATAGGAGATCTGGTAGGCGTCGGTTGTATGGTCGATAGCTGCCGGGAATGTGAGAGCTGTAAAGAAGGGCTAGAGCAATATTGTGAAAAAGGCAACATTCAGACATATAATGGTCATGACAAACACCTAAATCATCAAACTTTCGGAGGCTATTCGGAACGCGTTGTGGTAGATGAAGATTTCGTATTGAAGATTCCTGAGAATCTCGATCTTGCGGCAACTGCTCCCTTATTGTGTGCTGGTATAACGACTTATTCGCCATTAAGGCACTGGAAGGTTGGGCCTGGCAAAAACGTCGGCATCGTCGGTATTGGCGGTTTGGGACATATGGGCGTCAAGATCGCAAAGGCAATGGGTGCACATGTAGTTGTCATAACAACCTCCTCTTCCAAAACAGAAGACGCCAAACGCCTGGGTGCCGATGAGGTCATTCTATCTACAGACGGGCAACAAATGAAAGAAAATGCGGGAAAACTGCATTTTATTCTGGATTGTGTATCTGCTCAGCACGATATCAATGCATATTTGAGTTTATTGAAAAGAGACGGGGCGCTTACTCTTGTCGGTGCGCCAGAACATCCATTGCCAGTAGCCGCTTTTAGCTTACTCGTAAGCCGCAAAAGCCTTTCCGGGTCGGCAATAGGCGGCATTGCGGAGACCCAGGAAATGCTTGATTTTTGCGGCAAGCATAACATCACTTCTGATATAGAGTTAATCCGAATGCAAGATATTAATAAGGCCTATGAGCGGCTTTTAAAAAGCGATGTAAAATACCGCTTCGTTATTGACATGGCCAGTCTGAAAGGAAAATAA